A portion of the Rhodospirillales bacterium genome contains these proteins:
- a CDS encoding DEAD/DEAH box helicase, which translates to MRVPSVSVTYARNGRSTRANEFGMREMQERAYERRGERYLLIKSPPASGKSRALMFIALDKLANRDVRQAIVTVPETSIGSSFGDEPLSEAGFHADWTVAPQWNLCNSPGTEGGKVKSVSAFLASGDAVLVCTHATFRFAVEKLGVEAFDGRLIAVDEFHHVSASEDSILGTQINALIARDRVHVVAMTGSYFRGDALPILTPENEARFDTVTYTYYEQLNGYSFLKRLDIGYFFYAGSYADHILKVLDPQEKTIVHIPNVNSRESTKDKHREVEHIIDSLGAWQGTDPATGFQLVKTADGHVLKVADLVDDEAAKRDRVSAALKDPANRDNRDHVDIIIALGMAKEGFDWIWCEHALTVGYRASLTEIVQIIGRVTRDAEGKERARFTNLIAEPDASEAAVTEAVNDTLKAIAASLLMEQVLAPRFSFTPKTTESGPVEGFDYGEGGYDPKKENIGFDEERGQFRIEIRGLTPPRSREAERICREDLNEVIADLVQDRTATERGLFDDELVPQELTQVHMGRIVADRYPDLDDGDREAVRQHAIAALTLTQKAKAAALSPADDSASDDGTGANTALIDGVRRFAMDVRELDIDLIDSINPFGEAYAILAKSMNEDNLRQVAKIVSVRKLRLTPDEARDLARRALMFKQERGWLPTLKSADPWERTMAEGVAFLESMRQEAMQQEAGNGETVG; encoded by the coding sequence GTGCGTGTCCCTTCGGTCTCCGTGACCTATGCCCGGAACGGCAGGTCCACAAGGGCGAACGAGTTCGGTATGCGGGAGATGCAGGAGCGGGCCTATGAGAGGCGGGGCGAGCGGTATCTTCTGATCAAGTCGCCGCCGGCCTCGGGCAAGAGCCGGGCGCTCATGTTCATCGCGCTCGACAAGCTCGCGAACCGGGATGTCAGGCAGGCCATCGTGACGGTGCCCGAAACCTCGATCGGATCGAGCTTCGGCGACGAGCCGCTGAGCGAGGCCGGCTTCCATGCCGACTGGACCGTCGCGCCGCAATGGAACCTGTGCAATTCACCGGGCACGGAGGGCGGCAAGGTCAAATCCGTCAGCGCGTTTCTGGCAAGCGGCGATGCGGTGCTTGTCTGCACACATGCGACCTTCCGTTTTGCCGTCGAGAAGCTGGGCGTGGAGGCCTTCGACGGGCGTCTGATTGCCGTGGACGAGTTTCATCATGTCTCGGCGAGCGAGGACAGCATTCTCGGCACGCAGATCAACGCGCTGATCGCGCGCGACCGGGTCCATGTCGTGGCGATGACGGGAAGCTATTTCCGGGGCGATGCCCTGCCGATCCTGACGCCGGAGAACGAGGCCCGGTTCGATACGGTGACCTATACCTATTATGAGCAGCTGAACGGATACAGCTTTCTGAAAAGGCTCGATATCGGGTATTTCTTCTATGCCGGTTCCTATGCCGACCACATTCTCAAGGTGCTCGATCCGCAGGAGAAGACGATCGTGCATATTCCGAATGTGAATTCGCGCGAAAGCACCAAAGACAAGCACAGGGAGGTCGAGCACATCATCGACTCCCTGGGCGCGTGGCAGGGGACGGACCCGGCCACGGGTTTTCAGCTTGTGAAAACGGCGGACGGGCATGTGCTCAAGGTTGCCGACCTGGTCGACGACGAGGCGGCGAAGCGCGACAGGGTGTCGGCGGCGCTCAAGGACCCGGCCAACAGGGACAACCGGGACCATGTGGATATCATCATTGCCCTGGGCATGGCCAAGGAGGGGTTCGACTGGATCTGGTGCGAACATGCCCTGACGGTCGGCTATCGCGCGAGCCTGACGGAGATCGTGCAGATCATCGGCCGCGTCACGCGCGATGCCGAAGGCAAGGAGCGGGCACGTTTTACCAATCTGATCGCCGAGCCGGACGCCTCGGAGGCCGCCGTCACGGAGGCGGTGAACGACACGCTGAAAGCCATCGCCGCGAGCCTGCTCATGGAGCAGGTGCTTGCGCCAAGGTTCAGTTTCACGCCGAAGACGACCGAAAGCGGGCCGGTCGAGGGGTTCGACTACGGCGAAGGCGGCTACGACCCGAAAAAGGAGAACATCGGGTTCGACGAGGAACGCGGACAGTTCCGGATCGAGATCAGGGGGCTGACCCCGCCCCGGAGCAGGGAGGCCGAACGTATATGCCGGGAAGACCTGAACGAGGTGATCGCCGACCTTGTCCAGGACAGGACGGCCACCGAGCGCGGGCTTTTCGATGACGAGCTTGTGCCGCAGGAACTGACCCAGGTGCATATGGGCAGGATCGTCGCCGACCGATATCCCGACCTCGATGACGGGGATCGGGAAGCCGTGCGCCAGCACGCGATTGCCGCGCTGACTCTGACGCAGAAGGCGAAGGCTGCCGCCCTTTCGCCTGCCGACGACTCCGCTTCCGACGATGGGACAGGCGCCAACACGGCGCTGATCGACGGGGTGAGGAGGTTTGCCATGGATGTGCGCGAGCTCGATATCGACCTGATCGACAGCATCAACCCCTTCGGGGAAGCCTATGCGATCCTCGCCAAAAGCATGAATGAGGACAACCTCAGGCAGGTCGCCAAGATTGTATCGGTCAGAAAGCTGCGGCTCACGCCGGACGAGGCCCGCGACCTGGCGCGCCGCGCCCTGATGTTCAAGCAGGAGCGGGGGTGGTTGCCGACCCTCAAGTCTGCCGACCCCTGGGAAAGGACGATGGCCGAAGGCGTGGCGTTCCTGGAGAGTATGCGGCAGGAGGCCATGCAGCAGGAGGCGGGCAATGGCGAGACGGTTGGCTGA
- a CDS encoding GIY-YIG nuclease family protein: MARRLAEEDRFTEEDAALLTALGIEGEPGKAVTRTACEERIVAGFEEIQRFVEEHGRAPQHGGDRDIFERLHAVRLDRIRALPECRDLVAPLDTPIDDMGGLTGAAPAAQADGAAYDGADAEELDDDELLAALGIATEAPAIAELKHVRSSAEKKAAEEIASRERCEDFATFRPLFEQVQKELDSGLREARPFEMKAEIEQGRFFIVGGQKAYVAEKGETTLNDQGRTDARLRVIFDNGTESAMLMRSLQRALNRDEAGRRLTEPAAGPLFSDRTVEGDEASGTIYVLRSGSDHPLVAENRELVHKIGVTTMSVEKRIAGAHLQPTFLMASVEIVASYALYNINRTRLENLIHRIFEPARLEIEVMDRFGKPVVPREWFLVPLFAIGDAVERIRDGTIGDYVYDPAGASLKKRAH; encoded by the coding sequence ATGGCGAGACGGTTGGCTGAGGAAGACCGGTTCACCGAGGAAGACGCGGCGCTTCTGACCGCGCTTGGAATCGAGGGCGAGCCCGGGAAGGCGGTCACGCGCACGGCGTGCGAGGAGCGTATCGTCGCGGGGTTCGAGGAGATCCAGCGCTTTGTCGAGGAACACGGGCGTGCGCCGCAGCATGGCGGGGACAGGGATATTTTTGAACGCCTTCATGCGGTTCGGCTCGATCGCATCCGCGCGCTGCCGGAATGTCGGGACCTGGTCGCGCCGCTGGATACGCCCATCGACGACATGGGAGGGCTCACGGGCGCGGCCCCGGCGGCCCAGGCGGATGGGGCGGCGTATGATGGGGCGGATGCGGAGGAGCTCGATGACGATGAACTTCTGGCCGCGCTTGGAATCGCGACGGAAGCGCCAGCCATCGCGGAACTCAAGCATGTGCGTTCGAGCGCAGAGAAGAAGGCCGCCGAAGAGATCGCCAGCCGCGAGCGATGCGAGGACTTCGCGACCTTCAGGCCGCTCTTCGAGCAGGTGCAAAAGGAGCTCGACAGCGGTTTGCGCGAGGCGCGGCCTTTCGAGATGAAGGCGGAGATCGAGCAGGGGCGCTTCTTCATCGTCGGCGGTCAGAAGGCCTATGTCGCGGAGAAGGGCGAAACGACGCTCAACGACCAGGGGCGCACCGATGCCCGCCTTCGCGTGATCTTCGACAACGGCACCGAGAGCGCCATGCTCATGCGCTCGCTCCAACGGGCCCTGAACAGGGACGAGGCCGGGCGACGGCTTACCGAGCCGGCCGCCGGTCCGCTGTTTTCCGACCGAACGGTCGAGGGCGACGAGGCAAGCGGGACGATCTATGTCCTGCGCAGCGGGTCCGATCATCCGCTTGTGGCGGAAAACCGGGAGCTTGTGCACAAGATCGGCGTGACGACCATGAGTGTCGAAAAGCGTATCGCGGGCGCGCATCTTCAGCCGACATTCCTGATGGCCAGTGTCGAGATCGTGGCGAGCTATGCGCTCTACAACATCAACCGGACGAGGCTGGAAAACCTCATCCATCGCATCTTCGAGCCCGCCCGCCTCGAGATCGAGGTCATGGACCGTTTCGGGAAACCGGTTGTCCCGCGCGAGTGGTTTCTGGTGCCCCTGTTCGCAATCGGGGACGCTGTGGAACGGATCAGGGACGGGACGATTGGCGACTATGTCTACGATCCCGCCGGGGCTTCGCTGAAAAAACGGGCGCACTGA
- a CDS encoding FAD-dependent oxidoreductase produces the protein MTRTATPFPHLFEPIAIRGHTIPNRLFFPPHGTSMGEGGMVAEPLIAYHEARARGGVGMIVVEGMSMHPSFGIASGYLLADRPEIVPGFRRLAERIHAHGTTIVGQLFHPGAAMRGTLDGSRRPAISASAVPFERYSLMPSPATREQIAGFVEAYALASGHIVEGGLDGVEILASMGYLIAQFLNPRTNLREDDYGGSLGNRCRFLVEILRAVRARIGAAPILGIRITDGDGTPGAMASSEVLAICRHLETLGLPDYVSVIGGNTATARGWIDVFPHMAVEPGHVASHAAALKQALSVPVLVTGRINQPQRAEEILASGAADMVGMVRAQIADPFFAAKARDGRPDDIRACIACNQACVAHRLQYFPVSCIQHPETGRELAFDHVKAPAAQKKSVWVVGGGPGGMKAAAVLAERGHAVTLYEKAGQLGGQALLAQALPGRAEFGGIVTNLAREMALAGVAVVRNTAVDAAMVRAAGPDAVVLATGGQPYRPAVEGEDEAHVVEAWSVIRGEANVGGSVVIADWKNDWIGPGLAEKLARDGCRVRLAVTGIVPGQNLPDSVRDHWIGQLSRLGVEMIPYARLFGADRDTVYLQHTVTDEPVICEDVETLVLSQGTAAENSLAVALADWPGERHVIGDALSPRTAEEAVLDGLKAGMAIGA, from the coding sequence ATGACGCGCACCGCGACACCGTTCCCGCACCTCTTCGAACCCATCGCGATTCGCGGTCACACCATCCCCAACCGGCTCTTCTTTCCGCCCCACGGGACGTCGATGGGAGAGGGCGGCATGGTGGCCGAGCCGCTGATTGCCTATCACGAGGCCCGCGCCCGGGGCGGCGTCGGCATGATTGTCGTCGAGGGCATGTCGATGCATCCCAGCTTCGGCATCGCATCGGGCTACCTGCTGGCGGACAGGCCGGAAATCGTGCCCGGCTTCCGGCGTCTGGCCGAGCGCATCCACGCCCATGGCACGACGATCGTGGGGCAGCTCTTCCATCCCGGTGCCGCCATGCGCGGCACCCTCGACGGTTCGCGGCGGCCCGCGATTTCGGCCTCGGCGGTGCCGTTCGAGCGTTACAGCCTGATGCCGAGCCCGGCCACCCGGGAACAGATCGCCGGGTTCGTCGAGGCCTATGCGCTGGCCTCCGGCCATATCGTCGAGGGCGGCCTCGATGGCGTCGAGATTCTCGCCAGCATGGGATACCTCATCGCCCAGTTCCTCAACCCGCGGACCAACCTGCGCGAGGACGACTATGGCGGCAGTCTGGGGAACCGCTGCCGTTTTCTGGTCGAGATCCTCCGGGCGGTCCGTGCCCGTATCGGCGCGGCGCCCATCCTCGGCATCCGCATCACCGATGGCGACGGGACACCCGGCGCGATGGCGTCGTCCGAGGTGCTCGCGATCTGCCGCCACCTCGAAACCCTCGGCCTGCCCGATTACGTCAGTGTCATCGGCGGCAACACGGCCACCGCCCGGGGCTGGATCGACGTCTTTCCGCATATGGCGGTCGAACCCGGTCATGTCGCAAGCCATGCCGCTGCCCTGAAACAGGCGCTCTCCGTTCCGGTGCTGGTCACGGGCCGCATCAACCAGCCGCAGCGCGCCGAGGAGATCCTGGCCTCCGGTGCGGCCGACATGGTTGGCATGGTGCGTGCGCAGATTGCCGACCCGTTCTTCGCCGCCAAGGCGCGGGATGGCCGCCCCGACGACATTCGTGCCTGCATCGCCTGCAACCAGGCCTGTGTCGCCCACCGGTTGCAGTACTTCCCCGTGTCCTGCATCCAGCATCCCGAAACCGGCCGCGAGCTTGCCTTCGATCACGTGAAGGCCCCGGCGGCGCAGAAGAAATCTGTCTGGGTTGTCGGTGGCGGCCCCGGCGGCATGAAGGCCGCCGCGGTCCTGGCCGAGCGCGGACACGCGGTCACGCTTTACGAGAAGGCGGGGCAGCTTGGCGGGCAGGCCCTTCTGGCCCAGGCCCTGCCGGGACGCGCCGAGTTCGGTGGCATCGTCACCAACCTCGCCCGCGAGATGGCGCTTGCCGGTGTCGCCGTGGTCCGCAACACCGCGGTCGATGCGGCCATGGTGCGCGCCGCCGGTCCCGACGCCGTGGTGCTCGCCACCGGCGGACAACCCTATCGTCCGGCGGTTGAGGGCGAGGACGAGGCGCATGTCGTCGAGGCCTGGTCGGTCATCCGGGGCGAGGCCAATGTCGGCGGTTCCGTGGTCATTGCCGACTGGAAGAACGACTGGATCGGTCCCGGCCTTGCCGAAAAGCTCGCGCGCGACGGTTGCCGTGTGCGCCTGGCGGTCACCGGCATCGTGCCCGGCCAGAACCTTCCGGACAGTGTGCGCGATCACTGGATCGGCCAGCTCTCACGCCTCGGCGTCGAGATGATTCCCTATGCCCGGCTGTTCGGTGCCGACCGCGACACTGTTTATCTTCAGCACACGGTCACCGACGAACCTGTCATCTGCGAGGACGTCGAGACTCTGGTGCTGTCGCAGGGCACGGCAGCTGAGAACAGCCTCGCGGTCGCGCTTGCGGACTGGCCCGGCGAGCGTCATGTCATCGGCGACGCCCTGTCGCCGCGCACGGCCGAAGAAGCCGTTCTCGACGGTCTCAAGGCGGGCATGGCGATCGGCGCATGA
- a CDS encoding Rieske 2Fe-2S domain-containing protein, whose amino-acid sequence MMPSAWTSTSTGLTSNGLASNGLASNGLASNGLASNGPASTWNDVAAMLGEDALAALARPVGEASALPNACYTTEAWQRLEYERLFARSWFVAGFTQDVPNAGDVLPIEAAGMPLVILRDHNGRIRVFHNVCRHRGTVLVPERCSGQRLLTCPYHAWTYGLDGSLRTRPHFHGGDRHDTAPGPDAPGLFPVRTEVWHHWIFVNPDGKAPPLDDCLAPARALIGDYDLSATRYAGTVHFEARANWKFALENYIEPYHVFAAHPRLHAFVPMAERQPSRISDHIMWNCYRFRKAEAGRGAGLPHFPGLTDEAAHKWFWFILPTAFGFEVYPDHVASFHVTPLAPDRCRERIDIYLIGDAADSPDRAGQRQAVLDMWNDLNHEDIGLIEGLQKGRSSPLYDGGRLSPYWDAAPLHLARMIVEGMR is encoded by the coding sequence ATGATGCCATCCGCGTGGACTTCAACATCGACCGGGCTAACATCGAATGGGCTGGCATCGAATGGGCTGGCATCGAATGGGCTGGCATCGAATGGGCTGGCATCGAATGGGCCGGCATCGACATGGAACGACGTCGCCGCCATGCTCGGCGAGGACGCGCTTGCCGCCCTCGCAAGGCCCGTCGGCGAGGCCTCGGCCCTGCCCAACGCCTGCTACACGACCGAAGCCTGGCAGCGGCTGGAGTACGAACGGTTGTTCGCGCGCAGCTGGTTCGTCGCGGGGTTCACCCAGGATGTGCCGAACGCGGGCGACGTTCTCCCGATCGAGGCCGCGGGCATGCCGCTTGTCATCCTGCGCGACCACAACGGCAGGATCCGCGTCTTCCACAATGTCTGTCGTCATCGGGGCACCGTCCTCGTGCCGGAGCGGTGCAGCGGTCAGCGTCTTCTGACCTGCCCCTATCACGCCTGGACCTACGGCCTTGACGGCAGCCTGCGAACCCGCCCCCATTTCCACGGCGGCGACAGGCACGACACCGCACCGGGGCCCGATGCTCCGGGCCTCTTTCCGGTGCGCACGGAGGTCTGGCACCACTGGATCTTCGTCAATCCCGACGGCAAGGCGCCGCCGCTGGACGACTGTCTGGCACCGGCACGCGCGCTGATCGGCGACTACGACCTCTCGGCGACACGTTATGCCGGCACGGTCCACTTCGAGGCCCGGGCCAACTGGAAGTTCGCGCTGGAGAACTACATCGAGCCCTATCACGTGTTCGCCGCGCATCCCCGGCTCCACGCCTTCGTGCCGATGGCCGAACGCCAGCCGAGCCGGATCAGCGACCATATCATGTGGAACTGCTATCGCTTCAGGAAGGCCGAAGCGGGCCGCGGCGCAGGCCTGCCGCATTTCCCCGGTCTCACGGACGAGGCCGCGCACAAGTGGTTCTGGTTCATCCTGCCCACTGCCTTCGGCTTCGAGGTCTACCCCGATCATGTGGCGAGCTTTCACGTGACACCGCTGGCACCCGACCGGTGCCGTGAACGGATCGACATCTATCTCATCGGCGATGCCGCGGATTCACCCGACCGGGCCGGGCAACGCCAGGCCGTGCTCGACATGTGGAACGATCTGAACCACGAGGACATCGGCCTGATCGAGGGCCTGCAGAAGGGCCGGTCGTCACCCCTGTACGACGGTGGCCGCCTCTCGCCCTACTGGGATGCGGCACCGCTCCACCTCGCCCGCATGATTGTCGAAGGCATGCGCTGA
- the aroC gene encoding chorismate synthase → MAGNSFGHLFRVTTWGESHGPEIGCVIDGVPPRIALTEAEIQHWMDRRRPGQSRFTTQRREPDTVRIVSGWFEGQTTGTPLAMVVGNVDQRSRDYGGIAGTYRPGHADYTYDAKYGIRDHRGGGRSSARETAMRVAAGAVARKLLGDGIVIRGAVIRIGSCAIDRARWDWEQVGQNAFWCPDRAMAERWEGLLDGVRKRGASVGAVIEIQASGVPVGLGSPIYGKLDSDLASAMMSINAVKGVEIGAGFALAAEPGETAADEMAMGDDGPRFLSNRAGGVLGGISTGQDVVVRFAVKPTSSILHERRSVDRDGNDTTVRVGGRHDPCVGIRAVPVGEAMMACVLADHLLRHRAQCG, encoded by the coding sequence ATGGCCGGGAACAGTTTCGGACATCTCTTTCGGGTCACGACCTGGGGCGAGAGCCATGGGCCGGAGATCGGCTGCGTGATCGACGGCGTACCGCCGCGCATTGCGCTGACCGAGGCCGAAATCCAGCACTGGATGGACCGGCGCAGGCCCGGCCAGTCGCGCTTCACGACCCAGCGCAGGGAACCCGACACGGTCAGGATCGTCTCGGGCTGGTTCGAGGGCCAGACCACCGGCACGCCGCTCGCCATGGTTGTCGGCAATGTCGATCAGCGTTCCAGGGACTACGGCGGGATCGCGGGGACATACCGTCCGGGCCATGCCGACTACACCTATGACGCCAAATATGGCATCCGCGACCACCGGGGCGGGGGCCGTTCCAGTGCGCGCGAAACCGCCATGCGGGTCGCCGCCGGTGCCGTCGCGCGCAAGCTGCTGGGCGACGGCATCGTCATCCGCGGCGCGGTCATCCGGATCGGCTCCTGCGCCATCGACCGCGCCAGGTGGGACTGGGAGCAGGTCGGGCAGAACGCCTTCTGGTGTCCCGACAGGGCCATGGCCGAACGATGGGAAGGCCTCCTCGACGGCGTGCGCAAGCGGGGCGCAAGCGTCGGCGCGGTCATCGAGATACAGGCCTCGGGCGTTCCGGTCGGGCTCGGCAGCCCGATCTACGGCAAGCTCGACAGCGATCTGGCCTCCGCGATGATGTCGATCAATGCCGTGAAGGGTGTCGAGATCGGCGCGGGCTTTGCCCTTGCCGCCGAACCCGGCGAGACCGCCGCCGACGAGATGGCCATGGGTGACGACGGCCCGCGTTTCCTCTCGAACAGGGCGGGCGGCGTGCTGGGGGGCATCTCGACCGGCCAGGACGTTGTGGTGCGCTTTGCGGTAAAACCGACAAGCTCCATCCTGCACGAACGCCGCTCGGTCGACCGCGACGGCAACGACACGACCGTCCGGGTCGGGGGCCGCCACGACCCCTGTGTCGGCATCCGCGCCGTCCCGGTGGGCGAAGCCATGATGGCCTGCGTCCTCGCCGACCACCTGCTGCGCCACAGGGCCCAATGCGGCTGA
- the fabI gene encoding enoyl-ACP reductase FabI encodes MTEAGSLMAGKRGLIMGVANERSIAWGIARTLAAHGAELGFTYQGDALGKRVIPLAEGVGASLTVDCDVTDDAGVDTVFAEVASRWGRLDFLVHAIAFSDKEELKGRYADTTRDNFLRTMDISCYSFTAVARRAAELMTEGGSLVTLTYYGAERWMPHYNVMGVAKAALEASVRYLAADLGERNIRVNAISAGPIRTLAASGIGDFRYILKWNELNAPLGRNVTTDEVGGSALYLASDLSTAVSGEVHHVDCGYHIVGMKNPRAPDIATV; translated from the coding sequence ATGACCGAAGCCGGCTCCCTGATGGCAGGCAAACGCGGGTTGATCATGGGCGTGGCCAACGAACGCTCGATTGCCTGGGGCATTGCCCGCACGCTCGCCGCCCATGGCGCGGAGCTCGGCTTCACCTATCAAGGCGATGCGCTGGGCAAGCGCGTGATCCCGCTGGCCGAGGGCGTGGGCGCGTCGCTGACCGTGGACTGTGACGTCACCGACGATGCCGGTGTCGATACGGTGTTCGCCGAGGTTGCGTCCCGGTGGGGCAGGCTCGACTTCCTCGTCCACGCCATCGCCTTTTCCGACAAGGAAGAGCTCAAGGGTCGTTATGCCGACACGACCCGCGACAACTTCCTGCGCACGATGGATATTTCCTGCTACAGCTTCACCGCGGTCGCCCGGCGCGCGGCGGAGCTGATGACCGAGGGCGGCAGCCTGGTGACGCTGACCTACTACGGAGCCGAACGCTGGATGCCGCATTACAACGTCATGGGTGTCGCCAAGGCGGCGCTGGAGGCCAGCGTGCGTTACCTCGCCGCCGATCTCGGCGAACGGAACATCCGCGTCAACGCCATCTCGGCCGGGCCGATCAGGACGCTGGCGGCCTCGGGCATCGGCGACTTCCGCTATATCCTCAAATGGAACGAGCTCAACGCGCCGCTGGGGCGCAACGTCACGACCGACGAGGTCGGCGGTTCGGCGCTCTATCTCGCGAGCGATCTCTCGACCGCCGTGTCGGGCGAGGTGCACCATGTCGACTGCGGCTATCACATCGTGGGCATGAAGAACCCCAGGGCCCCCGACATCGCGACCGTCTGA
- a CDS encoding glycine zipper 2TM domain-containing protein, with protein sequence MATSGIAALAVAGALTLSACSDSAGGKETVGTLLGAAGGALLGAQVGDGSGQVLASVAGGLLGAYLGNEIGQSLDRADRAHASQAQAAAHSAPVGRTVTWNNPDSGNHGSFTPTREGRDQAGNYCREYQTEVTVNGESQQAYGTACRQPDGSWQVVNTPG encoded by the coding sequence ATGGCGACCTCGGGAATCGCCGCGCTGGCTGTTGCCGGTGCCCTCACACTCTCTGCCTGCTCGGACAGCGCGGGCGGCAAGGAAACCGTGGGCACCCTGCTCGGTGCAGCCGGTGGTGCGCTGCTGGGCGCACAGGTCGGCGACGGGTCGGGCCAGGTCCTGGCGTCGGTCGCCGGCGGTCTTCTGGGTGCCTATCTCGGCAACGAGATCGGCCAGTCGCTCGACCGGGCCGATCGCGCCCATGCCTCGCAGGCCCAGGCGGCCGCCCACAGCGCTCCGGTCGGTCGGACCGTGACGTGGAACAATCCCGACTCCGGCAACCACGGCAGTTTCACGCCGACCCGCGAGGGCAGGGACCAGGCCGGCAACTATTGCCGCGAATACCAGACCGAGGTGACCGTGAACGGCGAGTCGCAGCAGGCCTATGGCACCGCGTGCCGCCAGCCCGACGGTTCCTGGCAGGTCGTCAACACGCCCGGCTGA
- the pdxH gene encoding pyridoxamine 5'-phosphate oxidase, whose product MTPVDERHPLDVFSEWYGEAANCGLQEPTAVALATADSDGQPSLRMVLLKGFGPDGFVFYTNCESRKGRELLANPKAALCFHWMPLERQVRVQGRVEQVSDGEADAYFASRARASQIGAWASRQSRPMATPRELEKNVARMALRFNLGSVPRPPCWSGFRIVPHLIEFWTGKPFRLHERIVFSRDGARDGTRDGAHNGDGASWTAERLFP is encoded by the coding sequence ATGACACCTGTCGACGAGCGACATCCCCTCGACGTCTTTTCGGAATGGTATGGCGAGGCCGCCAACTGCGGCTTGCAGGAACCGACGGCCGTTGCGCTGGCGACCGCCGACAGCGACGGCCAGCCTTCGCTGAGGATGGTGCTGCTCAAGGGTTTCGGACCCGACGGTTTTGTCTTCTACACGAATTGCGAGAGCCGCAAGGGCCGCGAACTGCTCGCAAATCCGAAGGCCGCGCTCTGCTTTCACTGGATGCCGCTGGAACGTCAGGTCCGCGTCCAGGGCCGCGTCGAGCAGGTCAGCGACGGGGAAGCCGACGCCTATTTTGCGTCACGGGCGCGCGCGAGCCAGATCGGTGCCTGGGCGAGCCGGCAATCGCGGCCCATGGCAACGCCCCGCGAGCTTGAGAAAAACGTCGCCAGGATGGCGCTCCGGTTCAACCTCGGGAGCGTGCCGCGTCCGCCCTGCTGGTCGGGTTTCCGGATCGTGCCGCATCTGATCGAGTTCTGGACAGGGAAGCCGTTTCGCCTGCACGAGAGAATCGTCTTCTCACGCGACGGCGCCCGTGACGGCACACGCGACGGCGCACATAATGGTGACGGGGCGTCATGGACCGCCGAACGGCTGTTCCCCTGA
- a CDS encoding cation diffusion facilitator family transporter, with the protein MTEHGEHGEHSGGGGGTGRVDASGARLMRLATGASVSVACILIVAKLAAALMTGSVSLLSSLVDSLLDAFASAVNFIAVRHALQPADREHRFGHGKAEPLAGLAQAAFIAGSGVFIVVEALYRLSDGHRVGNGEIGIAVMVLSILLTLALVAFQSVVVKRTGSVAISADALHYRMDLLLNAGVIAALVATTQLGLWWVDAVVAIAIAVSIAVSACKVAMRSLDLLMDREFPDGERERIKSIVWSHPETRGMHDLRTRSSGVQPFIQLHLELEPDLSLVRAHAIADDVERLIVKAFPGAEVIIHQDPAGHEAPHSPVQNLQSPDPRSPEPPDREWPGRG; encoded by the coding sequence ATGACCGAACACGGCGAACACGGCGAACACAGCGGGGGCGGGGGCGGGACAGGCCGCGTCGACGCTTCGGGCGCACGGCTGATGCGCCTCGCAACGGGGGCGTCGGTCTCGGTGGCCTGCATCCTGATCGTCGCCAAGCTGGCCGCGGCGCTGATGACGGGATCGGTCAGCCTGCTGTCCTCGCTTGTCGATTCGCTGCTCGATGCCTTTGCCTCGGCGGTCAATTTCATCGCGGTCCGCCACGCCCTGCAGCCGGCCGATCGCGAACACCGCTTCGGGCACGGCAAGGCGGAGCCCCTGGCGGGCCTGGCCCAGGCGGCCTTCATCGCCGGATCCGGCGTCTTCATCGTGGTCGAGGCGCTGTATCGCCTGAGCGACGGTCACAGGGTCGGAAATGGCGAGATCGGTATCGCCGTGATGGTGCTCTCGATTCTGCTCACGCTGGCCCTGGTCGCCTTCCAGAGCGTCGTGGTGAAACGCACGGGCTCGGTCGCGATCAGCGCCGATGCGCTGCACTACCGGATGGATCTCCTGCTGAATGCCGGCGTGATCGCCGCCCTCGTCGCAACGACGCAGCTGGGCCTCTGGTGGGTCGACGCGGTCGTCGCCATCGCGATTGCCGTCTCCATCGCGGTCAGCGCGTGTAAGGTCGCGATGCGCTCGCTCGATCTCCTGATGGATCGCGAGTTTCCCGACGGGGAACGCGAGCGGATCAAGTCCATCGTGTGGAGCCACCCCGAAACCCGCGGGATGCACGATCTGCGAACCCGCAGTTCGGGGGTGCAGCCCTTCATCCAGCTTCATCTCGAGCTTGAGCCGGACCTGTCGCTCGTCAGGGCCCACGCGATTGCCGACGATGTCGAACGCCTGATCGTGAAGGCGTTTCCGGGTGCCGAGGTCATCATCCATCAGGACCCCGCCGGCCACGAGGCACCGCATTCGCCAGTCCAGAACCTCCAGAGTCCGGACCCCCGGAGTCCGGAACCACCGGATCGTGAATGGCCGGGTCGTGGATGA